The Microbacter sp. GSS18 genome has a segment encoding these proteins:
- a CDS encoding thymidylate synthase: MGTELPTNVAEALIKTVKDVRDTGSAVDSAGDGRGFVELLGYTTGMSNPLARIGAGQRPLPTVGAVARFVWLVSGSDRLEDIAYYESRVRTYTDDGLTVPGSSYGKRIFNASPGTNQMRGVVDELKANPDSRRAAAVVWLPEDAVRTSNDIPCTFGLFFHVRAGALTMTTVMRSNNAVTLVPYNFFEFSMIGEMVAAELDVPFERYIHWAASMHTIDAQNELRDQVLAISEPRAITMPEMPRGGALEMANSLAAYEARLRHAGTAEELVELANEARDVLGEYWAGFFNVLYVHGLAKRGMRAEAWEEFERIPSYFQLGAKGAIEKVLGPEPLDTSSTDALFSLDVIEPLTAGHGAAQVAMGASKADDVDWLLSALGDLSTPERPVTLDELVSVREVLRQDDVALAARLGDKPQDVADALARVRESGGS, from the coding sequence ATGGGGACCGAGTTGCCGACCAACGTCGCTGAGGCGCTGATCAAGACCGTTAAGGACGTGCGTGACACCGGCTCTGCCGTGGATTCGGCCGGTGATGGGAGGGGGTTCGTCGAGTTGCTCGGTTACACGACCGGCATGAGCAACCCCCTCGCGAGGATTGGGGCGGGCCAACGACCGCTGCCGACAGTTGGCGCTGTAGCTCGATTCGTGTGGCTCGTTTCTGGTTCCGACCGGCTCGAGGACATCGCCTACTACGAGAGTCGAGTACGTACCTACACGGATGACGGCCTCACTGTGCCGGGTTCGTCGTACGGCAAGCGAATCTTCAACGCGTCTCCCGGGACGAACCAGATGCGCGGCGTCGTGGACGAGCTCAAGGCAAACCCCGACAGTCGCCGAGCTGCAGCGGTCGTTTGGCTCCCCGAGGATGCAGTGCGTACGTCGAACGACATCCCGTGCACTTTTGGGCTGTTCTTCCATGTTCGCGCGGGAGCGTTGACGATGACCACGGTCATGCGATCGAACAACGCAGTGACGCTTGTGCCGTACAACTTCTTCGAGTTCTCGATGATCGGAGAGATGGTCGCCGCAGAACTCGATGTGCCCTTCGAACGCTACATTCACTGGGCTGCCTCGATGCACACGATCGACGCGCAGAATGAACTGCGAGATCAGGTGCTGGCGATTTCGGAGCCGAGGGCAATCACGATGCCTGAGATGCCCAGGGGAGGGGCGCTCGAGATGGCGAACTCGCTCGCGGCGTATGAGGCACGGCTTAGGCATGCGGGGACTGCTGAAGAACTCGTCGAGCTCGCCAACGAAGCCAGGGACGTCTTGGGTGAGTACTGGGCCGGGTTCTTCAACGTCCTCTACGTTCACGGACTCGCAAAGCGCGGGATGAGAGCAGAGGCTTGGGAGGAGTTCGAGCGAATTCCGAGCTATTTTCAGCTCGGTGCGAAGGGCGCTATCGAGAAGGTTCTTGGGCCTGAACCGCTCGACACCAGTTCCACAGACGCGCTGTTCTCGCTCGACGTAATCGAACCCCTGACGGCTGGCCACGGCGCTGCTCAGGTGGCGATGGGAGCGTCGAAAGCCGATGACGTCGACTGGCTTCTCTCAGCTCTTGGCGACCTCTCCACCCCAGAAAGACCTGTGACACTGGACGAGCTAGTCTCTGTTCGAGAGGTCCTCCGCCAGGATGACGTCGCCCTCGCGGCAAGACTTGGGGACAAGCCTCAGGATGTTGCGGACGCGTTGGCCCGTGTTCGCGAAAGCGGAGGCTCGTGA
- a CDS encoding alpha/beta fold hydrolase → MTAPPSGRVYDLTVRGILRHEGHDAVVLDRNASTVATGVYNLWLEDGGWVRLGPIVGEDARTVTRLVESAEPADALAVGKRASWSGIYYRDPADAGLVAQDVIVETPVGPAPAWLIRPSGNATNNWAIHIHGLASPRAGTLRGVKVAADAGLVSLVVTYRNDGEGPTVGTGRSTLGATETDDVRAAVRYAIAHGAERIVLFGWSMGGAIALQIAADDEFCATIDRLALDSPVLDWVATIDANCVRAGLPRRVGVLASPWLGTRLLARLTGMAAEVPLDRFNWMDRAEELLVPTLILQGTFDRSSPYEVARRLAEDRRGSVRLETVAADHTLVWNSDPARWKRLATDFLAAARSRCAETRE, encoded by the coding sequence TTGACGGCACCGCCGTCGGGCAGGGTCTACGATCTCACCGTCCGGGGTATCCTGCGCCATGAGGGCCACGACGCGGTCGTCCTTGACCGCAACGCATCGACGGTGGCGACGGGCGTCTACAACCTGTGGCTCGAGGACGGCGGGTGGGTTCGGCTCGGCCCGATCGTCGGCGAGGACGCCCGAACGGTGACGCGGCTGGTTGAGTCGGCCGAGCCGGCGGACGCGCTGGCAGTTGGCAAGCGCGCGTCGTGGAGCGGCATCTATTATCGCGATCCCGCCGACGCTGGTCTCGTCGCCCAGGACGTGATTGTGGAGACCCCGGTCGGCCCCGCGCCCGCCTGGCTGATCCGCCCGTCCGGGAACGCGACGAACAACTGGGCGATCCACATCCATGGACTGGCGAGCCCGCGCGCGGGCACGCTCCGTGGAGTGAAGGTCGCGGCCGACGCGGGCCTCGTCTCACTCGTCGTCACTTATCGCAACGATGGCGAGGGCCCCACGGTGGGAACTGGTCGCTCCACGCTCGGTGCAACAGAGACCGACGATGTTCGCGCTGCCGTGAGGTACGCGATCGCGCACGGCGCCGAGCGGATCGTGCTGTTCGGATGGTCAATGGGCGGAGCGATCGCGCTACAGATTGCGGCTGACGACGAGTTCTGCGCCACAATTGACAGGCTCGCTCTCGACTCGCCTGTGCTCGACTGGGTGGCAACGATCGACGCGAATTGCGTCCGAGCAGGACTCCCGCGTCGGGTCGGAGTACTCGCGAGTCCGTGGCTTGGGACTCGTCTCCTCGCGCGCCTGACCGGGATGGCCGCAGAGGTTCCGCTCGACCGATTCAACTGGATGGACCGCGCCGAGGAACTGCTCGTACCGACTCTGATCCTGCAGGGAACCTTCGACAGGTCATCTCCATACGAGGTCGCGCGCCGGCTCGCGGAAGACCGCCGTGGCTCGGTACGGCTTGAGACGGTCGCCGCGGACCACACGCTTGTCTGGAACTCAGATCCAGCTCGGTGGAAGCGGCTCGCCACGGACTTTCTGGCGGCGGCGCGTAGTCGCTGCGCTGAGACGCGCGAATAG
- a CDS encoding LCP family protein, with product MSQTIRPPRRRRRPVAGHAVLSSPSPVGIVMKVAAIVAAVGVVSVMGIVSFAAYDLTSSFTEDAVALEGQESVPPDIGAIEGGVNLLVVGTDECEEKYAKYFPTRCSGATATGQLNDVNLLVHISDEPRRVTVISFPRDLMVPIPSCTSEDGTPSSAISVSQINAAWGYGGLNCVVKTVSQLSGENIPFAAKVSFGNVIAITDAIGGVEVCIGNGGIRDSHTGINWPAGMRTVKGFEALQFLRTRHGLQNGSDLARISNQQQYMSRLSRKLVSEEVLSSPTTLLRLATTAVQNVTPSQSLTNPMTLVQVALAVKDVPFDEIVFVQYPVVEYAPDPNRVAPNYDAAKQLWAALRANSQLAVTSDPNNTGGVVTVTPTETPRPQPSPTGTPTPGATEAPAPADEVVELPSTIPGTTAADETCSAGNLRG from the coding sequence GTGAGCCAGACGATCCGGCCCCCGAGGCGCCGACGACGTCCCGTCGCCGGCCACGCGGTCCTGTCGTCTCCGAGCCCGGTCGGGATCGTCATGAAGGTCGCGGCGATCGTGGCTGCCGTCGGAGTCGTCTCGGTCATGGGCATCGTCTCCTTCGCGGCCTACGACCTGACCTCGTCGTTCACCGAGGACGCCGTCGCCCTCGAGGGGCAGGAGTCGGTCCCGCCCGACATCGGCGCCATCGAAGGCGGCGTGAACCTGCTCGTGGTCGGCACCGACGAGTGCGAGGAGAAGTACGCGAAGTACTTCCCGACCCGCTGCTCGGGCGCCACGGCGACCGGCCAGCTCAACGACGTCAACCTGCTGGTCCACATCTCGGACGAGCCCCGTCGCGTCACGGTGATCTCGTTCCCGCGCGATCTGATGGTGCCGATCCCCTCGTGCACGAGCGAGGACGGCACGCCGTCCTCGGCGATCAGCGTCTCGCAGATCAACGCGGCGTGGGGCTACGGCGGCCTGAACTGCGTCGTGAAGACCGTCTCGCAGCTCAGCGGCGAGAACATTCCGTTCGCGGCCAAGGTCAGCTTCGGCAACGTCATCGCCATCACCGACGCCATCGGCGGCGTCGAGGTGTGCATCGGCAACGGCGGCATCCGTGACAGCCACACCGGCATCAACTGGCCGGCGGGCATGCGCACCGTCAAGGGGTTCGAGGCGCTGCAGTTCCTGCGCACCCGCCACGGGCTGCAGAACGGCAGCGACCTGGCGCGCATCTCGAACCAGCAGCAGTACATGTCGCGCCTGTCGCGCAAGCTCGTCAGCGAAGAGGTCCTCTCGAGCCCGACGACGCTGCTGCGGCTCGCGACGACCGCGGTGCAGAACGTGACGCCGAGCCAGAGCCTGACCAACCCGATGACGCTCGTGCAGGTCGCGCTCGCGGTCAAGGACGTGCCGTTCGACGAGATCGTGTTCGTGCAGTATCCGGTCGTCGAGTACGCGCCGGACCCGAACCGCGTGGCCCCGAACTATGACGCGGCGAAGCAGCTGTGGGCGGCGCTCCGCGCCAACAGCCAGCTCGCGGTCACGAGCGACCCGAACAACACCGGCGGCGTCGTCACGGTCACGCCGACCGAGACCCCGAGGCCGCAGCCGTCACCCACCGGCACACCGACACCCGGCGCCACCGAGGCGCCCGCGCCGGCCGATGAGGTCGTCGAGCTGCCGAGCACGATCCCGGGGACGACCGCCGCCGACGAGACATGCTCAGCAGGGAACTTGAGGGGCTGA
- a CDS encoding nucleoside 2-deoxyribosyltransferase, with translation MRVYISGPLQGAGDLDSARRFYDALAVMVADLGHEAYVPHHFTDPESAGGMSANAVFTADIEALNRADAVIAHVGLPSTGVGAEIALASASGRRVLGVKRSSERGSRFAEGLISDTGGEVVAFGHQDELRSAVARWLSMPPAWFGSPSSIAPHRRVVA, from the coding sequence ATGCGTGTCTACATTTCTGGACCGTTGCAGGGAGCCGGCGACCTGGACAGCGCGCGTCGTTTCTATGACGCTCTCGCTGTGATGGTCGCCGACCTGGGACACGAGGCCTACGTTCCGCACCACTTCACGGACCCGGAGTCGGCGGGCGGCATGTCCGCCAACGCCGTGTTCACCGCCGATATTGAAGCTCTCAACCGGGCAGACGCGGTCATCGCCCACGTCGGCCTACCTTCAACGGGCGTGGGGGCGGAGATTGCGCTCGCATCGGCGTCAGGACGCCGGGTTCTGGGTGTGAAACGAAGCTCCGAGCGCGGTTCGCGGTTTGCCGAGGGCCTCATCTCAGACACGGGGGGAGAAGTGGTCGCATTCGGCCATCAAGACGAACTTAGGAGTGCCGTCGCACGGTGGCTATCGATGCCGCCCGCGTGGTTTGGGAGCCCGAGTTCCATCGCGCCGCACCGCAGGGTTGTCGCGTGA
- a CDS encoding LCP family protein has translation MTGFTGRPRNGRKPLARHAQLDERAPIMRVLSMIGVFVAVVAVSVVGIGTVNVWSAASAIGDNAVVLDEDEEIPPSLGAIEGGVNVLVVGTDSCEGQDLELFPRCAHDDGGERNDVTMLVHISDNPRRVTVVSFPRDMIVPIPSCSDGEGGSYSAMSAQMINASYMYGGLACTVRTVEELTGEDIQFAAAIRWTGVINMSDAIGGVDVCVAGDISDSHTGLNLTAGNHTLVGAEALQFLRIRHGIGDGSDLGRISNQQQFMSSMVRKLQSESVLANPSVLFNLATTAVSQVTQGQLVLSSTLTNPTLMVQIAMAVKDVAYEDIVFVQYPTVYSSDFVHVLPVTDAADVLFQALRDNQALTLTGEASGGYGVEVTGEAEKPTPTPTADADAGSGETASPTATPAPTESAAPAEERVELPSQITGTTAAQVTCTVPEG, from the coding sequence ATGACAGGATTCACCGGACGCCCGCGCAACGGGCGCAAGCCGCTCGCGCGCCACGCGCAGCTCGACGAGCGCGCGCCGATCATGCGCGTGCTGTCGATGATCGGCGTCTTCGTCGCCGTCGTCGCGGTCAGCGTCGTCGGCATCGGCACCGTGAACGTGTGGAGTGCGGCATCCGCCATCGGCGACAACGCCGTCGTGCTGGATGAGGACGAGGAGATCCCGCCGTCGCTGGGTGCGATCGAGGGCGGCGTCAACGTCCTCGTCGTGGGCACCGACTCGTGCGAGGGCCAGGATCTCGAGCTCTTCCCGCGGTGCGCGCACGACGACGGCGGTGAGCGCAATGACGTCACGATGCTCGTGCACATCAGCGACAACCCCCGCCGCGTGACCGTGGTCTCCTTCCCGCGCGACATGATCGTGCCGATCCCGTCGTGCTCGGACGGCGAGGGCGGGTCGTACTCGGCCATGAGCGCCCAGATGATCAACGCGTCGTACATGTACGGCGGCCTGGCGTGCACCGTGCGCACCGTCGAGGAGCTCACCGGCGAAGACATCCAGTTCGCGGCGGCCATCCGCTGGACGGGCGTCATCAACATGTCCGATGCCATCGGGGGCGTCGACGTGTGTGTCGCCGGTGACATCTCGGACAGCCACACGGGTCTGAACCTGACGGCCGGCAACCACACCCTGGTGGGGGCCGAGGCGCTGCAGTTCCTGCGGATCCGTCACGGCATCGGCGACGGGTCGGACCTCGGTCGCATCTCGAACCAGCAGCAGTTCATGTCGTCGATGGTGCGCAAGCTCCAGTCGGAGTCGGTGCTGGCGAATCCGTCGGTGCTGTTCAACCTGGCCACGACCGCGGTGAGCCAGGTGACGCAGGGTCAGCTCGTGCTGAGCTCGACGTTGACGAACCCGACGCTGATGGTGCAGATCGCCATGGCCGTGAAGGACGTCGCGTACGAGGACATCGTCTTCGTGCAGTACCCGACGGTGTATTCGAGCGACTTCGTCCACGTGCTTCCGGTGACGGATGCCGCCGACGTTCTGTTCCAGGCGCTGCGCGACAACCAGGCGCTGACGCTCACCGGCGAGGCGAGCGGAGGCTACGGCGTCGAGGTCACGGGTGAGGCCGAGAAGCCGACGCCCACCCCGACCGCGGATGCGGATGCCGGATCCGGCGAGACGGCGTCGCCGACCGCGACTCCCGCGCCGACCGAGAGCGCCGCGCCCGCCGAGGAGCGGGTGGAACTGCCCTCGCAGATCACCGGCACCACCGCCGCGCAGGTCACCTGCACGGTTCCGGAGGGGTAG
- a CDS encoding GntR family transcriptional regulator produces MADAQTTVGAALTDEGEGLSFSERAYRVLRDRLVVLDIAPGTPLNDELIGQELGIGRTPVREALKRLESEHLVTMYSRRGTFASNVDITDLAEISDVRAHLEPLAAERAARFAPAAARDRMRELADELEALDASSISPADLIRYDLAVHRLIYASCGSRHLEDVLVRYDNLATRIWCVALDRIPDIAGNVVEHVELLRAIADGDADVAAAHSAEHVTEFERLIRTVL; encoded by the coding sequence ATGGCGGATGCACAGACGACGGTCGGCGCAGCGCTGACGGACGAGGGTGAGGGGCTGTCGTTCTCGGAGCGTGCCTATCGTGTGCTGCGGGACCGCCTGGTGGTGCTCGACATCGCGCCGGGTACGCCGCTGAACGACGAGCTGATCGGGCAGGAGCTCGGAATCGGCCGAACGCCTGTCCGTGAGGCGCTGAAGCGCCTGGAATCCGAGCATCTCGTCACCATGTACTCTCGCCGGGGCACGTTCGCCTCCAACGTGGACATCACCGACCTGGCAGAGATCTCGGACGTCCGGGCGCACCTCGAGCCGCTCGCCGCCGAGCGCGCCGCGCGCTTCGCCCCAGCCGCAGCGCGGGACCGGATGCGCGAGCTCGCCGACGAACTCGAGGCTCTCGACGCATCCTCGATCTCACCTGCCGACCTGATCCGCTACGACCTCGCGGTCCATCGGCTGATCTACGCCAGCTGCGGGAGCCGCCACCTCGAGGACGTCCTCGTGCGCTACGACAATCTGGCGACGCGCATCTGGTGCGTGGCCCTCGATCGGATCCCCGACATCGCCGGCAACGTCGTCGAGCACGTCGAGCTGCTCCGGGCGATCGCCGATGGCGACGCCGATGTGGCGGCCGCGCATTCGGCCGAGCATGTCACCGAGTTCGAGCGGCTGATCCGGACGGTGCTCTGA
- a CDS encoding TetR/AcrR family transcriptional regulator yields the protein MTQVEPDAKPRLGRKRDHTRDPEILEAALDVLAETGYDGMTIDMVAARAKAGKATLYRRWASKPDLVLDAVACMKASDIDFASPPDTGTLRGDLVALVGTPSIRDAERKLKVMAGIVSMIARSPELAEAARAALVEPRAEANRIALRRAIARGEISPECDVEHLALVGPAMVAYRVLMLGQPVQREVIIEIIDRIILPAAGIRPGRPED from the coding sequence ATGACGCAGGTCGAACCCGACGCCAAGCCGCGCCTGGGCCGCAAGCGCGACCACACGCGCGATCCCGAGATCCTCGAAGCCGCGCTCGATGTACTCGCCGAGACCGGCTACGACGGCATGACCATCGACATGGTCGCGGCACGCGCCAAGGCCGGCAAGGCCACGCTCTACCGCCGCTGGGCCTCGAAGCCCGACCTCGTGCTCGACGCCGTGGCATGCATGAAGGCATCCGACATCGACTTCGCCTCACCACCCGACACCGGCACGCTGCGCGGGGATCTCGTCGCTCTCGTGGGAACGCCATCGATCCGTGACGCGGAGCGGAAGCTCAAGGTCATGGCGGGCATCGTCTCGATGATCGCCCGCTCCCCCGAACTCGCCGAGGCCGCGCGCGCCGCGCTCGTCGAGCCGCGCGCCGAAGCCAACCGCATCGCCCTCCGCCGCGCCATCGCGCGCGGCGAGATCTCCCCGGAATGCGACGTCGAGCACCTCGCGCTGGTGGGACCGGCGATGGTGGCGTATCGCGTGCTCATGCTGGGACAGCCGGTACAGCGCGAGGTCATCATCGAGATCATCGACCGCATCATCCTGCCGGCCGCGGGCATTCGCCCCGGCCGCCCGGAGGACTGA
- a CDS encoding ImmA/IrrE family metallo-endopeptidase, whose translation MTSSALEVFSDHWSASSPEAAMIAAAEHAAADFSRFPPIDPGAVAARFGASVSVAPGQRRADGSLADHGQLTVRESRWHIRVPKELSIERRRFSVAHEIGHILLFSAVADQPTLVRQLRGKATFADVERLCNLGAAHVLMPTGVVAETLRTLLPPTGKSVEALATRFRVSLEAAARRIVEVSPEWSVIFWELSTTHPRGQAWRTSGQHQRDDAPYLPPGQSSSRRLQPDVVAEAALRGEASAAKVLANLEGVVATMRDVSAWYVPRARHELLEVADDRARHREERVFLFYKADDH comes from the coding sequence GTGACCTCGAGCGCTCTTGAGGTATTCAGCGACCACTGGTCGGCGAGTTCGCCTGAGGCGGCGATGATTGCGGCCGCGGAACATGCCGCCGCTGACTTCTCAAGATTTCCCCCAATCGACCCGGGGGCTGTCGCAGCCCGGTTCGGGGCTTCAGTATCTGTCGCTCCAGGGCAGCGACGTGCTGATGGGAGCCTCGCTGACCACGGCCAGCTGACTGTGCGCGAATCACGCTGGCACATTCGTGTTCCGAAGGAGCTTTCGATCGAGCGGCGGCGGTTTTCCGTTGCCCACGAGATTGGGCACATCCTCCTCTTCTCGGCGGTTGCCGATCAGCCAACGTTGGTTCGACAACTGCGGGGGAAGGCCACGTTCGCCGATGTCGAACGTCTATGCAATCTCGGCGCAGCACACGTACTGATGCCCACAGGCGTCGTTGCCGAGACCTTGCGCACCCTCCTCCCACCGACCGGCAAGAGTGTCGAGGCCTTGGCTACGCGCTTTCGCGTGTCACTCGAAGCAGCTGCGCGACGAATCGTCGAGGTGTCGCCCGAGTGGTCCGTGATCTTTTGGGAGCTCTCGACGACGCACCCCCGCGGCCAAGCATGGCGAACCTCGGGCCAGCATCAGCGTGATGATGCCCCGTACTTGCCGCCCGGACAGTCCTCATCTAGGCGGCTGCAGCCAGATGTGGTCGCCGAGGCTGCGCTGCGTGGAGAAGCATCTGCTGCCAAAGTGCTTGCGAATCTGGAGGGTGTCGTTGCCACAATGAGAGATGTATCAGCGTGGTACGTCCCTCGCGCCCGGCACGAACTGCTGGAGGTCGCGGATGATCGCGCCCGGCATCGGGAGGAACGCGTGTTCTTGTTCTACAAAGCTGACGATCACTGA
- a CDS encoding DHA2 family efflux MFS transporter permease subunit translates to MTSSTLPATDRRRWITLVVVGLAQLMVVLDATVVNIALPSAQADLGFSDGQRQWIITAYSLAFGSLLLLGGRLSDLMGRKLTFVAGLIGFAAASALGGAAATFELLVLARALQGAFGALLAPTALAVLTTAFVIPKERARAFGVFGAIAGAGGAVGLLLGGVLTEALDWRWNLYINVFIAAFALVGAMMFVPHVERSGRRPKLDVPGTLLVSGALFGLVYGFSNAETDGWDSPLTWGVLAIAGALLVAFVAWQTRASHPLLPLRIVLDRNRAAAYLSVLIAGAGMFGIFLFVTYYLQTTLGYSPIQTGLAFLPMIAMLVLAAQLGTNLLVPRLGPKIMVPIGMTLGAIAMMWLTFLDASSTYAAHVLPPLMVMGFAMGTIMPASMQTATLGVDREFAGVASAMVNTSQQVGGSIGTALLNTLAATAAADYLAANTPVTPEVGVDAALASYSTAYLWAAIFFAAGAVMSALLFRRRGHGLSLSHAAPPAAEEDREPVAAH, encoded by the coding sequence ATGACCTCATCCACCCTGCCCGCGACCGACCGTCGTCGCTGGATCACCCTCGTCGTGGTCGGGCTCGCCCAGCTCATGGTCGTGCTCGACGCCACCGTCGTGAACATCGCGCTGCCGTCGGCGCAGGCCGACCTCGGCTTCAGCGACGGCCAGCGCCAGTGGATCATCACCGCATACTCGCTCGCGTTCGGCAGCCTGCTGCTGCTCGGGGGGCGTCTCTCGGACCTCATGGGCCGCAAGCTCACGTTCGTCGCCGGGCTTATCGGCTTCGCCGCCGCATCCGCCCTCGGGGGTGCGGCCGCAACGTTCGAGCTCCTCGTTCTGGCTCGGGCGCTGCAGGGCGCATTCGGTGCGCTGCTGGCCCCGACCGCCCTCGCGGTGCTCACCACGGCGTTCGTGATCCCGAAGGAGCGCGCTCGCGCGTTCGGTGTCTTCGGCGCGATCGCGGGTGCCGGCGGCGCCGTCGGCCTGCTGCTGGGCGGCGTCCTCACCGAAGCGCTCGACTGGCGCTGGAACCTGTACATCAACGTCTTCATCGCCGCCTTCGCGCTGGTCGGAGCCATGATGTTCGTGCCCCACGTGGAGCGGTCGGGGCGGCGCCCGAAGCTCGATGTGCCCGGCACCCTGCTCGTCTCGGGAGCTCTGTTCGGGCTCGTGTACGGGTTCTCGAATGCTGAGACCGATGGCTGGGACTCGCCACTGACCTGGGGCGTGCTCGCGATCGCCGGGGCCCTGCTGGTGGCGTTCGTGGCCTGGCAGACGCGCGCGTCGCATCCGCTTCTGCCGCTGCGCATCGTGCTCGACCGCAACCGAGCCGCCGCCTACCTGTCGGTGCTGATCGCGGGCGCCGGGATGTTCGGCATCTTCCTGTTCGTCACCTACTACCTGCAGACGACCCTCGGGTACTCGCCGATCCAGACCGGCCTGGCATTCCTGCCCATGATCGCGATGCTCGTGCTCGCGGCGCAGCTGGGCACCAACCTGTTAGTGCCGCGCCTCGGGCCGAAGATCATGGTGCCCATCGGCATGACCCTCGGGGCGATCGCGATGATGTGGCTCACCTTCCTGGACGCGTCGAGCACGTACGCCGCTCACGTCCTGCCGCCGCTCATGGTGATGGGCTTCGCGATGGGCACGATCATGCCGGCTTCGATGCAGACCGCGACGCTCGGCGTCGACCGCGAGTTCGCCGGCGTCGCCTCGGCGATGGTGAACACCAGCCAGCAGGTCGGCGGCTCGATCGGCACCGCGCTGCTGAACACCCTCGCCGCGACAGCTGCCGCGGACTACCTCGCCGCGAACACGCCTGTCACGCCCGAGGTCGGGGTGGACGCCGCGCTCGCGAGCTACAGCACCGCGTACCTGTGGGCGGCGATCTTCTTCGCGGCCGGCGCCGTGATGTCGGCGCTGCTGTTCCGGCGCCGCGGACACGGTCTCTCGCTCTCGCACGCGGCACCGCCGGCGGCGGAGGAGGACCGCGAGCCCGTGGCCGCACACTGA
- a CDS encoding deoxynucleoside kinase, with translation MTAKYVVVTGSVGAGATTVANLLLTRWQADALLEGQIEENNPFFKDAQADPHRWAFASQAHFLAASAVRHAELSTILEASESDFVIEDRTPFEHNGAYASSSHELGYISDREYGLLNDLAREIEKQYLLPDLLIYREMTSEQLVERVVNRGRDGESADAERLGAIHRAFEAFIASWDKTPVVRIPASVDVLSADGERTLLGMLAEHLGQPTR, from the coding sequence GTGACGGCCAAGTATGTAGTCGTTACCGGATCCGTTGGTGCGGGCGCGACTACCGTGGCAAACCTGTTGCTCACCCGGTGGCAGGCGGACGCACTGCTCGAGGGGCAAATCGAGGAGAACAACCCGTTCTTCAAGGACGCGCAAGCGGATCCTCACCGATGGGCATTCGCGAGTCAAGCGCATTTCCTGGCCGCATCGGCAGTCCGCCACGCGGAACTGTCGACGATACTTGAGGCGAGTGAATCGGACTTCGTCATCGAGGATCGCACGCCCTTTGAGCATAACGGGGCCTACGCGTCCTCGTCGCATGAGCTTGGCTACATCAGTGACCGCGAGTACGGGTTGCTGAATGACCTAGCGCGCGAGATCGAGAAGCAATACTTGCTTCCGGACCTGCTCATCTACCGCGAGATGACTTCTGAGCAGCTTGTCGAGCGCGTCGTCAACCGCGGTCGCGATGGGGAGTCGGCGGACGCTGAGCGACTCGGCGCGATCCACCGCGCATTCGAGGCTTTCATCGCGAGCTGGGACAAGACGCCCGTTGTGCGAATCCCCGCGAGCGTAGACGTTCTAAGCGCTGACGGCGAGCGGACCCTACTTGGAATGCTGGCCGAGCATCTGGGACAGCCGACGCGGTGA